Below is a window of candidate division WOR-3 bacterium DNA.
GGTTTCAGGCGTCGGACGCCCGGTGTCAGTTCTTCAGGTACTTCTCCGGGTTCTTGACAAACGCGGCCCGGCATGCCTTGCTGCAGAAGTAGTAGGTCTTTCCCTTGTGCACGTAAGAACTGACCGCAGTCTTGGGTGTAACCGTCATTTTGCACACCGGGTCTGTTTCTCCGGTCGGCTTGCGTATCGCTGCGAACCCTTGAGCCAGCACCTCGGGCGTGAAAACATACGCCCGGCCCACGATTGCACCCTCGCGGTTTACGAATGTCGCGCCTGGACAGTAAGCAAGGCCAAGCACCAGGGAACCGGCACAGCCCCGGTCCAGCACAAGAGGAAAATTGAGCCCCAGCTCTTCCTGCGCCTGAACCGCCATCTGCCTTGAGCCGCACACAACGCCGAGAAGCGTGATCGTCGTATCACCTGACTCATTTGCTGCCTTCTGCACCGCGGCCGCAACCAACCTACCGGCTGAATCCGGAGTAAAGGTGAAAAGAACTCTCGGGCCGATTTTGAGTTCCGCAACCAGGTCAACTGTGTCTCCGGTCAGTGTCATAAGCTGCACGCTCTCCGGCATTGTCCGTTGTTCACCGCAGGCTCTGGCACAGCCACCACATCCCGGTCCGGCCAGGGCACCAGCCGTAAGTAGTATCATGCCAGTGACT
It encodes the following:
- a CDS encoding YHS domain-containing protein gives rise to the protein MKYSTIAAAVTGMILLTAGALAGPGCGGCARACGEQRTMPESVQLMTLTGDTVDLVAELKIGPRVLFTFTPDSAGRLVAAAVQKAANESGDTTITLLGVVCGSRQMAVQAQEELGLNFPLVLDRGCAGSLVLGLAYCPGATFVNREGAIVGRAYVFTPEVLAQGFAAIRKPTGETDPVCKMTVTPKTAVSSYVHKGKTYYFCSKACRAAFVKNPEKYLKN